One Halobacterium wangiae genomic window, AGCGTGATGCGCTCGGCGCCGCCCTCGACCCGCCGGCGCTCCTTCAGTTGCATACGTAGGGGGAGTGGGGCGACGGTCAAGTGTCCTGCTACTCTCAGTTCGGCGAATATCTAGTTGAGAATTGCTCGCTCGCGAGACTGTATAGACTACCCAGAAAGCCCCGGGTGGCTGCGCTCCCGCGGCTCGCTGCGCGCTTCACTCCCTCGCGTTGCTCGGCCGTTCCAGTGCTTGCGTCGCCGGGGTTCGCGCAGCCACCCGCCCCTTTCAGTCCGCCTGTTGCTGGCTGGTCAATCAGTCTGGGTGGGGCTGAAAGGGGCGACCGTCTCGACTCCCGGGCCTCGTTGCGCTCCTCGGCCTTCGGCCTGCGGTGCTTACTTCGTCCGGGTTCGTCGAGACGGCTGGGGCTTTCTTGGTGTTATCACTATCTCACGCAGAACCAAAGCGAAAGCTACCGTGAACCAGCTCTAGTCCCGAATCCGACTCCCACCGGGGGGCATGTACTTCTGGATCTCGTCGGGGCTGGCGACCTTCCGGACGAACGACTGGTCGGCGAACCGCTCGCGGAACGTCCGGTAGATTCGCTTGGCGGCGTCGCCCTGCGCGTACCGGCCGGGTTCGAGTTCGACGAGCGTCTCCACCTGGTCGCGGACCGCCTCGATGGGGCCGCCGAGGACGCGGGTGTTCGGTTCGCAGGCGATGCCGACGGCCCACTCCGCGGGGAGGTCACGGAAGTACGTGCGGTCGCCGCGGATGGCGAACCCGCCCTTCTCCAGGTACTCGCCGCTCTCGGGTGTCTTCGACACCTGATCTGGGGAGACCATGTAGGCGTCGCCGGCGCCGCGGCCGTCCTTCCACACGGAGGAGCAACAGACCGCGAACTGGGCGGCCTGGCGCTTGCTCGCCTCGGGCACCTCGATGTCCTTGGAAGGTTCGCTCGGCGCGGACGTCTTCAGCACCGTGATGGGGCCACCGTGGGCCTGCGAGTGGAAGAAGCGGTCGTAGCGGTCCATGTACTTCTTCACGAGTTCCTCGTTCTGGTCGGCGTTCCGGCCGCCGAGCACGAGGAACCCCTCCGAGGTCCGGAACCAGCGGAACCGCTCGTACCACTGCTCCTGGTTCCGGACGGGAACGGACGACCGGGAGAGCCAGTCGACGTCCGCCATCTCGTCGTCCTCCGCCTCGTCCGGTTCGTCGGGTTCGGCCTCCCACTCCTCGCGGCGCCGCTTCGCGGCTTCGAGGTCCCCGCGGGTGTTCTCGATGGCTTGCCGGGCGCCCTCGCGTTTCTCCTCGATGCGCTTGGCCTCCGTGTAGATGCGGTCGGCGTTCTTCTCGACGCCCGACTCGGGGTCGAGTTCGACGGTGTGGTCCTCGATGCGCACGCGGACGGTCCCTTTGGACTCGTTGACCCCGAGGAAGACGTCCGCGCCGGGCACGTCGCCCGCGGCCTCCTCGAAGCGCTCGGCGATGTCCTGCCAGCCGTGGCCGGCGTCGCGGGCGTCCGCGACGACCCCGAGCAGTTCGTCGACGAGGTCGTAGTTGCCGTACAGCAGTTCGGCCTTCTCGCGTTCGGCCTCGGCCTGCTCCTCGAAGTCGTCGATGGCCTGCTGTTGCTGTTCGATGATGCGTTTCTGTTTCTCTATCTCCGCCTCGAAGTCCGGCCGCGAGACGGCCTCGCCGCTCTCCTCCTCCTCGGTGGTGTCGAGGTTCGTGAAGTAGTCGTCGAGGGCGTCGTTGAACCGGTCGAAGACGTCCGCCGGGAGCTCCTCGCGCTCGCGGAGCGGGATCGGCGTCACGTCGACGCGCTGGCCGCGGTTCGGCGCCCCGTCCTCGTCCTCACCGTCCTCTCGCTCGAAGTACACACGCGGGTCGAGTTCGCCCGCGCGGATGCCCTCGAAGAGGCGCGTGCTCTCGTCGTAGAGCACGCGGAACTCGTCTTCGTCGGCCTTCCCGATGTCCTTCGTCTTCTCGACACCGGCGCGCGTGCAGAGTTCCTCGGCGTAGAGGCCGCCGAAGTTGAGTTGCGTCGCGAGCGTGCGCACGAGGTCCGTGTCCGACTGGCACATCTTCGCCGCGAACGCCTCGAAGTCGAGGTCGATGGGGTTGACCCGGGCGCTCGGGAAGCCGTACTGAGCGCCCGCCGCGACCGTCCGGGACTGGAGACGCACGGTCTCCAGGCAGTCGACGACCTCGCCGTTCTGGTCGAGCACCGCGACGTTGCCGTCGCCAAACAGTTCCACGACGATGGTGGTGTCCTGGTCCTCGCGGCGGAACTCGAACTCGAGGATGCGGTCGAAGCCGTGCTGGCGCACCTCGTGGAAGTCCGCCCCGGAGAGGCGGTTGCGCAGCATCTTCGCGAAGTTCGGCGGCCGACCGGGGGCGTCCGGGACGTGCTCGGGGGCGGCGACGTGCGCGCGCTTCGTCTCGCCGACTTCGAGGAGGAGTTCGACCCGCCCGCGGTCGAAGTCCCGCATCTTCAGGCGGACGAGGTCGTCCCCGTAGAGGTAGGCCTTGTCGACTTTCGCCCCCTTGTAGTCGTTGAGTTCGGCCGTGAGGGCGACGAGGTCGACGCTCGTCAGCTCCCGCTTCTGGTCCATACCCTCGATTGACACGGGGCGGCCCTCTGCCTTACGGTCCGCTCTCGCCGCCGTCCACCTCCACGGTCAGGCGAGACTCACGTCCAGGTACAGCATCACGACCACGCCGAGCATCAGCCCCAGCGTCGCCACGCGCTCGTGGCCGTTGGAGTGTGTCTCGGGGACGATCTCGTC contains:
- the rqcH gene encoding ribosome rescue protein RqcH yields the protein MDQKRELTSVDLVALTAELNDYKGAKVDKAYLYGDDLVRLKMRDFDRGRVELLLEVGETKRAHVAAPEHVPDAPGRPPNFAKMLRNRLSGADFHEVRQHGFDRILEFEFRREDQDTTIVVELFGDGNVAVLDQNGEVVDCLETVRLQSRTVAAGAQYGFPSARVNPIDLDFEAFAAKMCQSDTDLVRTLATQLNFGGLYAEELCTRAGVEKTKDIGKADEDEFRVLYDESTRLFEGIRAGELDPRVYFEREDGEDEDGAPNRGQRVDVTPIPLREREELPADVFDRFNDALDDYFTNLDTTEEEESGEAVSRPDFEAEIEKQKRIIEQQQQAIDDFEEQAEAEREKAELLYGNYDLVDELLGVVADARDAGHGWQDIAERFEEAAGDVPGADVFLGVNESKGTVRVRIEDHTVELDPESGVEKNADRIYTEAKRIEEKREGARQAIENTRGDLEAAKRRREEWEAEPDEPDEAEDDEMADVDWLSRSSVPVRNQEQWYERFRWFRTSEGFLVLGGRNADQNEELVKKYMDRYDRFFHSQAHGGPITVLKTSAPSEPSKDIEVPEASKRQAAQFAVCCSSVWKDGRGAGDAYMVSPDQVSKTPESGEYLEKGGFAIRGDRTYFRDLPAEWAVGIACEPNTRVLGGPIEAVRDQVETLVELEPGRYAQGDAAKRIYRTFRERFADQSFVRKVASPDEIQKYMPPGGSRIRD